One part of the Alligator mississippiensis isolate rAllMis1 chromosome 3, rAllMis1, whole genome shotgun sequence genome encodes these proteins:
- the POLR1E gene encoding DNA-directed RNA polymerase I subunit RPA49 isoform X2, which translates to MNFTLYKSKDTTNPRKKHRRILTSETERLSYVGNNFGTSALKCNSLCKYFVGVLDKDSGQMEVYNAELFNMQPLLSDDVIEDDLSDYQSKSYREKVDSCIEAFGSNKQKRALNSRRMNQVGNETLNMAVTRAAENIIGAKGVATLVSDAAQDDVEEVSLFLPPCHEEADKPENVYRFEDLISSAEYEALQAPAAALTNLTSEEILKKPEEESLCSFVLEELKSMPVDESSRDHKARCLWFLDTLIKFSYKKVIKKKCPMGPDCPRIINKKLMKNFTALTYNSGRIQNLISASMKAKITAYVVALALHINKFQIDLTLLQRDMKLHETRMLDIAKAMRLKISKKKGLSGLGADEDHKFGTLSLPLPSFKPSGGQRKRKKMD; encoded by the exons ATGAATTTCACATTGTACAAAAGCAAAGATACTACTAATCCCAGAAAGAAGCACAGGAGAATCCTG ACTTCAGAGACCGAAAGGCTTTCTTACGTGGGAAACAACTTTGGCACGAGCGCCTTGAAATGTAACTCCCTGTGCAA GTACTTTGTTGGTGTGCTAGACAAGGACTCTGGACAGATGGAAGTTTATAATGCAGAATTGTTCAATATGCAGCCACTGTTGTCAG ATGATGTAATAGAAGATGACCTATCAGATTATCAAAGTAAATCCTACAGAGAGAAG GTGGATTCATGCATTGAAGCTTTTGGTTCCAACAAGCAAAAACGAGCCCTGAACTCTCGAAGAATGAACCAAGTTGGCAATGAGACTTTAAATATGGCTGTAACTAGAGCAGCAGAAAACATCATTGGTGCAAAGGGTGTAGCTA CTTTGGTCAGTGATGCAGCTCAGGACGATGTGGAGGAGGTCTCTCTTTTCCTGCCTCCATGTCATGAAGAGGCTGACAAACCAGAGAACGTCTACAGATTTGAGGACC TCATCTCCTCTGCTGAATATGAAGccctgcaggctccagctgcagctcttaCTAATCTTACTTCTGAAGAGATCCTTAAGAAGCCAGAAGAAGAGAG CCTCTGTTCCTTTGTTCTAGAAGAACTGAAGTCTATGCCTGTAGATGAGAGCAGCCGAGACCATAAGGCACGGTGCCTGTGGTTCCTGGATACCCTTATCAAGTTCAGTTACAAAAAGGTGATTAAGAAGAAAT GTCCGATGGGGCCTGACTGTCCACGCATCATTAACAAAAAACTCATGAAAAATTTCACTGCACTAACGTACAACAGTGGCAG GATCCAGAATTTAATCTCTGCTTCGATGAAGGCTAAAATCACAGCATATGTCGTAGCTCTGGCCTTGCACATTAACAAGTTCCAGATAGACCTGACACTCTTACAGAGGGACATGAAACTCCATGAGACCAG AATGCTCGATATCGCTAAAGCCATGAGGCTGAAGATCTCCAAAAAAAAGGGACTTTCTGGACTTGGAGCTGATGAGGATCACAAATTTGGCACCCTCTCTCTGCCCTTACCCTCCTTCAAACCATCTGGGGGCCAGAGGAAACGCAAGAAGATGGACTAA
- the POLR1E gene encoding DNA-directed RNA polymerase I subunit RPA49 isoform X3: MAAAADAAGWSYRGGPRDEQSALLVHFSNGRLQNSEDMNFTLYKSKDTTNPRKKHRRILVDSCIEAFGSNKQKRALNSRRMNQVGNETLNMAVTRAAENIIGAKGVATLVSDAAQDDVEEVSLFLPPCHEEADKPENVYRFEDLISSAEYEALQAPAAALTNLTSEEILKKPEEESLCSFVLEELKSMPVDESSRDHKARCLWFLDTLIKFSYKKVIKKKCPMGPDCPRIINKKLMKNFTALTYNSGRIQNLISASMKAKITAYVVALALHINKFQIDLTLLQRDMKLHETRMLDIAKAMRLKISKKKGLSGLGADEDHKFGTLSLPLPSFKPSGGQRKRKKMD, from the exons ATGGCTGCCGCCGCCGACGCCGCCGGCTGGAGCTACCGCGGGGGTCCGCGGGACGAGCAGAGCGCGCTGCTGG TTCATTTTTCAAATGGGAGACTGCAGAATTCTGAAGACATGAATTTCACATTGTACAAAAGCAAAGATACTACTAATCCCAGAAAGAAGCACAGGAGAATCCTG GTGGATTCATGCATTGAAGCTTTTGGTTCCAACAAGCAAAAACGAGCCCTGAACTCTCGAAGAATGAACCAAGTTGGCAATGAGACTTTAAATATGGCTGTAACTAGAGCAGCAGAAAACATCATTGGTGCAAAGGGTGTAGCTA CTTTGGTCAGTGATGCAGCTCAGGACGATGTGGAGGAGGTCTCTCTTTTCCTGCCTCCATGTCATGAAGAGGCTGACAAACCAGAGAACGTCTACAGATTTGAGGACC TCATCTCCTCTGCTGAATATGAAGccctgcaggctccagctgcagctcttaCTAATCTTACTTCTGAAGAGATCCTTAAGAAGCCAGAAGAAGAGAG CCTCTGTTCCTTTGTTCTAGAAGAACTGAAGTCTATGCCTGTAGATGAGAGCAGCCGAGACCATAAGGCACGGTGCCTGTGGTTCCTGGATACCCTTATCAAGTTCAGTTACAAAAAGGTGATTAAGAAGAAAT GTCCGATGGGGCCTGACTGTCCACGCATCATTAACAAAAAACTCATGAAAAATTTCACTGCACTAACGTACAACAGTGGCAG GATCCAGAATTTAATCTCTGCTTCGATGAAGGCTAAAATCACAGCATATGTCGTAGCTCTGGCCTTGCACATTAACAAGTTCCAGATAGACCTGACACTCTTACAGAGGGACATGAAACTCCATGAGACCAG AATGCTCGATATCGCTAAAGCCATGAGGCTGAAGATCTCCAAAAAAAAGGGACTTTCTGGACTTGGAGCTGATGAGGATCACAAATTTGGCACCCTCTCTCTGCCCTTACCCTCCTTCAAACCATCTGGGGGCCAGAGGAAACGCAAGAAGATGGACTAA
- the POLR1E gene encoding DNA-directed RNA polymerase I subunit RPA49 isoform X1, which yields MAAAADAAGWSYRGGPRDEQSALLVHFSNGRLQNSEDMNFTLYKSKDTTNPRKKHRRILTSETERLSYVGNNFGTSALKCNSLCKYFVGVLDKDSGQMEVYNAELFNMQPLLSDDVIEDDLSDYQSKSYREKVDSCIEAFGSNKQKRALNSRRMNQVGNETLNMAVTRAAENIIGAKGVATLVSDAAQDDVEEVSLFLPPCHEEADKPENVYRFEDLISSAEYEALQAPAAALTNLTSEEILKKPEEESLCSFVLEELKSMPVDESSRDHKARCLWFLDTLIKFSYKKVIKKKCPMGPDCPRIINKKLMKNFTALTYNSGRIQNLISASMKAKITAYVVALALHINKFQIDLTLLQRDMKLHETRMLDIAKAMRLKISKKKGLSGLGADEDHKFGTLSLPLPSFKPSGGQRKRKKMD from the exons ATGGCTGCCGCCGCCGACGCCGCCGGCTGGAGCTACCGCGGGGGTCCGCGGGACGAGCAGAGCGCGCTGCTGG TTCATTTTTCAAATGGGAGACTGCAGAATTCTGAAGACATGAATTTCACATTGTACAAAAGCAAAGATACTACTAATCCCAGAAAGAAGCACAGGAGAATCCTG ACTTCAGAGACCGAAAGGCTTTCTTACGTGGGAAACAACTTTGGCACGAGCGCCTTGAAATGTAACTCCCTGTGCAA GTACTTTGTTGGTGTGCTAGACAAGGACTCTGGACAGATGGAAGTTTATAATGCAGAATTGTTCAATATGCAGCCACTGTTGTCAG ATGATGTAATAGAAGATGACCTATCAGATTATCAAAGTAAATCCTACAGAGAGAAG GTGGATTCATGCATTGAAGCTTTTGGTTCCAACAAGCAAAAACGAGCCCTGAACTCTCGAAGAATGAACCAAGTTGGCAATGAGACTTTAAATATGGCTGTAACTAGAGCAGCAGAAAACATCATTGGTGCAAAGGGTGTAGCTA CTTTGGTCAGTGATGCAGCTCAGGACGATGTGGAGGAGGTCTCTCTTTTCCTGCCTCCATGTCATGAAGAGGCTGACAAACCAGAGAACGTCTACAGATTTGAGGACC TCATCTCCTCTGCTGAATATGAAGccctgcaggctccagctgcagctcttaCTAATCTTACTTCTGAAGAGATCCTTAAGAAGCCAGAAGAAGAGAG CCTCTGTTCCTTTGTTCTAGAAGAACTGAAGTCTATGCCTGTAGATGAGAGCAGCCGAGACCATAAGGCACGGTGCCTGTGGTTCCTGGATACCCTTATCAAGTTCAGTTACAAAAAGGTGATTAAGAAGAAAT GTCCGATGGGGCCTGACTGTCCACGCATCATTAACAAAAAACTCATGAAAAATTTCACTGCACTAACGTACAACAGTGGCAG GATCCAGAATTTAATCTCTGCTTCGATGAAGGCTAAAATCACAGCATATGTCGTAGCTCTGGCCTTGCACATTAACAAGTTCCAGATAGACCTGACACTCTTACAGAGGGACATGAAACTCCATGAGACCAG AATGCTCGATATCGCTAAAGCCATGAGGCTGAAGATCTCCAAAAAAAAGGGACTTTCTGGACTTGGAGCTGATGAGGATCACAAATTTGGCACCCTCTCTCTGCCCTTACCCTCCTTCAAACCATCTGGGGGCCAGAGGAAACGCAAGAAGATGGACTAA